A region from the Gossypium hirsutum isolate 1008001.06 chromosome A08, Gossypium_hirsutum_v2.1, whole genome shotgun sequence genome encodes:
- the LOC107920092 gene encoding lon protease homolog 2, peroxisomal — MAESVELPGRLAILPFRNKVLLPGAFIRIRCTSHSSVKLVEQELWQREEKGLIGILPVRDAAEMTSMDSVLSQGVGSESGERSSKVQISTSDSHKVDGKSHPEVIHWHKRGVAARALHLSRGVEKPSGRVTYIVVLEGLCRFNVDELSTRGPYCTAKISSLEMTKAEMEQVEQDPDFVTLSRQFKATAMELISVLEQKQKTGGRIKVLLETLPLHKLADIFVASFEMSLEEQLSMLDSVDPKVRLSKATELVDRHLQSIRVAEKITQKVEGQLSKSQKEFLLRQQMRAIKEELGDNDDDEDDLAALERKMQSAGMPSNIWKHAQRELRRLKKMQPQQPGYNSSRVYLELLADLPWQKASEEQELDLKAAKDRLDCDHYGLAKVKQRIIEYLAVRKLKPDARGPVLCFVGPPGVGKTSLASSIAAALGRKFVRISLGGVKDEADIRGHRRTYIGSMPGRLIDGLKRVGVCNPVMLLDEIDKTGSDVRGDPASALLEVLDPEQNKSFNDHYLNVPYDLSKVIFVATANRVQPIPPPLLDRMEVIELPGYTAEEKLRIAMQHLIPRVLDQHGLNSEYLQIPEAMVKLVIQRYTREAGVRNLERNLAALARAAAVRVAEQDQAVSVSKDVHKLASPLLDNRLAEGAEMEMEVLPMGVNNNEISTAFKISSRLVVDEAMLEKILGPPRFDDREAADRVATPGVSVGLVWTNFGGEVQFVEATAMIGNGELHLTGQLGDVIKESAKIALTWVRARAADLKLAPAEEKNVLQGRDIHIHFPAGAVPKDGPSAGVTLVTALVSLFSQKCVRADTAMTGEMTLRGLVLPVGGIKDKILAAHRHGIKRVILPERNLKDLVEVPASVLSNLEILLAKRMEDVLEQAFDGVSPWRQLSKL, encoded by the exons TGTGAAATTGGTGGAGCAAGAGCTATGGCAGCGAGAAGAGAAAGGATTAATTGGGATTCTTCCAGTTCGAGATGCTGCTGAGATGACTTCAATGGATTCTGTGTTATCTCAAG GTGTAGGAAGTGAATCTGGAGAGCGGAGCTCAAAAGTTCAGATTAGCACATCAGATAGTCACAAGGTTGATGGGAAAAGCCACCCTGAAGTTATTCATTGGCATAAAAG GGGTGTGGCTGCACGTGCTTTGCATCTGTCAAGAGGAGTGGAGAAACCGAGTGGGAGGGTCACGTACATTGTGGTCCTTGAAGGTTTATGCAGATTCAATGTAGACGAACTTAGCACACGAGGACCTTACTGCACTGCAAAGATATCTTCACTTGAGATGACTAAGGCTG AGATGGAGCAAGTGGAACAAGATCCAGATTTTGTAACATTGTCTCGACAATTCAAAGCAACTGCTATGGAGCTTATTTCTGTTCTTGAGCAG AAACAAAAAACTGGTGGAAGGATAAAAGTTCTTTTGGAGACACTTCCTCTTCACAAATTGGCTGATATATTTGTTGCTAGCTTTGAGATGAGTCTTGAAGAGCAGCTCTCTATGTTGGATTCTGTTGATCCTAAAGTAAGGCTTTCAAAAGCTACTGAGTTAGTTGACAGGCATCTACAG TCAATACGTGTAGCAGAGAAGATTACACAAAAGGTTGAAGGGCAATTGTCAAAATCACAGAAGGAGTTTCTTTTGCGACAACAG ATGAGGGCCATAAAAGAGGAGCTTGGAGACAATGATGATGATGAGGATGATTTGGCTGCCTTGGAAAGAAAGATGCAGAGTGCGGGGATGCCTTCAAATATCTGGAAGCATGCACAGAGGGAGTTGAG GAGGCTTAAGAAAATGCAACCGCAACAACCTGGATACAATAGTTCACGTGTCTACTTGGAGCTTCTTGCTGATCTGCCTTGGCAAAAGGCCAGTGAAGAACAGGAATTGGACCTGAAGGCAGCAAAAGACCGTCTGGACTGTGACCATTACGGTTTAGCCAAGGTCAAGCAACGGATAATCGAATATCTGGCTGTTCGGAAG CTTAAGCCAGATGCAAGGGGTCCAGTTCTGTGCTTTGTTGGCCCACCAGGTGTTGGGAAAACATCATTAGCATCATCGATCGCTGCTGCTTTGGGAAGAAAATTTGTGCGCATATCTTTGGGTGGTGTCAAGGATGAGGCTGATATCCGAGGGCATAGGAGAACATATATTGGAAGTATGCCTGGGCGTCTTATTGATGGGTTAAAG AGAGTAGGTGTTTGCAACCCAGTCATGCTATTGGACGAGATTGACAAGACAGGTTCTGATGTGCGTGGTGATCCAGCTTCAGCTCTACTGGAGGTTCTTGATCCGGAGCAGAATAAATCTTTCAACGATCA CTATTTAAATGTGCCATATGACCTTTCAAAGGTGATTTTTGTGGCTACTGCAAATAGGGTGCAGCCTATTCCTCCTCCACTCTTGGACAGGATGGAAGTCATTGAGCTGCCTGGATATACCGCTGAAGAAAAGCTAAGAATAGCCATGCAACATTTGATTCCACGAGTTTTGGATCAGCATGGATTGAATTCTGAGTACCTTCAAATTCCGGAG GCCATGGTTAAACTTGTTATACAGAGGTACACCAGGGAAGCTGGTGTCCGGAATCTCGAGAGGAACTTGGCTGCTTTGGCTCGCGCTGCTGCTGTAAGAGTTGCTGAGCAAGACCAGGCTGTCTCAGTTAGCAAAGATGTTCATAAGCTAGCTTCTCCTCTGCTGGATAACAGGCTTGCTGAGGGAGCTGAGATGGAAATGGAAGTCCTTCCAATGGGTGTGAATAATAATGAGATATCAACTGCATTCAAAATTTCCTCACGTTTAGTTGTTGATGAGGCTATGCTGGAAAAAATATTGGGG CCTCCTAGGTTTGATGACCGAGAAGCTGCAGATCGTGTTGCCACTCCCGGAGTATCTGTTGGGCTTGTTTGGACCAATTTCGGAGGAGAGGTTCAGTTTGTGGAGGCTACAGCAATGATTGGAAATGGTGAATTACATCTTACTGGGCAACTTGGTGATGTTATTAAAGAATCTGCTAAAATAGCATTGACATGG GTGAGAGCCAGGGCAGCAGATCTTAAGTTGGCACCTGCAGAGGAAAAAAATGTGCTGCAGGGTAGAGATATTCATATACATTTTCCAGCTGGGGCTGTACCAAAGGATGGGCCATCAGCCGGTGTGACGCTTGTAACGGCACTGGTTTCTTTGTTTAGTCAGAAATGTGTAAGAGCAGATACCGCAATGACTGGAGAAATGACACTGAGAGGTCTTGTGTTACCTGTCGGTGGTATTAAGGATAAG ATACTAGCAGCACACCGTCATGGTATCAAGAGAGTTATTCTACCAGAGAGAAATCTAAAGGACTTAGTTGAAGTACCTGCGTCTGTGCTTTCCAACCTAGAG ATTCTGCTGGCCAAGCGAATGGAAGATGTGTTGGAGCAGGCGTTTGATGGGGTATCCCCATGGAGACAACTCTCAAAATTATGA